The nucleotide sequence GCGTTCGGGCGTTCCCGCGCCTACGCTCACCCCGTGCTGCGTATCACCGACGCCCGGACCGGCGAGCCCGCCGAGATCCAGAGGGCGCTCATCCGGGTCCATGCCCATGTGCCGGGGGACGACCCCTCGGCGCTGCGCGTCCTGCTGGTCGCCGACGTCCTCGCCCGTGCCCTGGAGATGGGCGGGAGCCCGGTCCTCCTCGTCGGCGACCCGCCCGCCGCGCTGCGGGAGCGGGCCGACGACCTCGGCATCCGGCCGACCGAGGCCTCCGGGACGAGGGGAGGGCAGCGGGTGCTGCACGTACTCGGTCCGGACGGGTCGACGGTCGGCGATCACGGTGAGGGCGACGGCAGCGGTGTCGTCCGCTCCGGCACCGAGGTCACGGTCGAGGTCGCCCCCGTGACGGGAACCGGGGGGTCGGCCGCGACGGGCACCGCCCTTCGGCTCGCTCTCCTCGGTCACTCCCGCCGGACCCCCGTGGTCCTCGACGCCACCGCCCTGGCCGAGGCCGCCCACACGCTCGACCACTGGCGCAAGGCGGTGGCGGCCTGGGCGACGCGGCCGTCGAGGCCGGTTCCCGAGCCCGTACGCCAGGCCCTGAAGGACGCCTGGGAGGACGATCTCGACGTGCGCGCGGTGCTCGACGTGCTGCGGGACGTGGAGGGGGCGCGTGACGTACCGGACGGCGCGCGGTTCGAGGCGTACGCCTACGCGGACCGGCTCCTCGGTCTGGAACTCACCCGTGAGATCGGAGCGACGGCATGATCGCGCGCGCCGGAGCGGGCCCGCTGCGCAGACTCGTCGTCCTGCGGCACGCCAAGTCGGCCTGGCCCGTGGGCGTACCCGACCACGAACGGCCCCTGGCACCACGCGGCCACCGCGACGCCCCCGCCGTCGGGCGGGCCCTCGCCGAGGCGGACTGCCTGCCCGACCTCGCCGTGTGCTCCACGGCCGTACGGGCACGCCGGACCTGGGAGCTGGCCTCCGCGCAGTGGGGCACGCCGCCGCCCGTACGGTACGACGGACGGGTGTACGCGGCCGATGTGCCGCAGCTGCTCGGCGTGGTGCGAGAAGCACCCGACCATGTGAGAACGCTGCTGCTCGTCGGCCACAACCCGGGGCTGGAGGAGCTGGTGCTGGACCTGGCCGGCGATGCCCTCGACGACACGCTGGACGACGTACGGACCAAGTTCCCCACCTCGGCGATCGCCTTCCTCTCCTGGTACGGCGGGGCATGGGCCGCGCTCGCCCCGGGCACGGCACTGCTGACGGACATGATCGTGGCCAGGGGGAGCAAGAAGGCCTGACCGGGCATCGGGCGACCCGGCCCCGGCCCCCGGATCCCGGCGACCTGCCCCCGGTCGATGCCCCGCGCGGTCGTGCGCCGGCCTGCGCATAGGCTGGCCGGATGCAGGACGAGTACCGCACCGTCGCCCGCGCCGGCGTGCACGAGACCGAGGTCAACCGCTCCCGGTTCCTGTGCGCGCTCGCCCCGGCGGCCACCGAGCAGGAGGCCCAGGACTTCGTCGCGGCCGTCCGCAAGGAACACGCCGACGCCACGCACAACTGCTTCGCGTACGTCATCGGCGCCGACGCGGCCGTCCAGCGGGCGAGCGACGACGGGGAACCCGGCGGCACCGCCGGCGTCCCCATGCTGCAGATGCTGCTGCGCCGGGACATGCGGTACGTCGTCGCCGTCGTCACCCGGTACTACGGCGGGGTCAAACTGGGCGCGGGCGGCCTCATCAGGGCCTACGGCGGTGCCGTGGGCGAAGCCCTGGACACGCTCGGCGGCATCACGCGCCGGCGCTTCCGGCTGGCCACGGTGACCGTCGACCACCAGCGCGCAGGCAAGGTGCAGAACGACCTGCGGTCCACCGGGCGCGAGGTCCGCGACGTGCGCTACGCGGAGGCAGTCACCATCGAGATCGGTCTGCCCGACGCCGACGTGGACGCCTTCCGTGCCTGGCTCGCCGACACCACCGCGGGCACGGCCGGGTTCGAACTCGGGGGCGAGGCCTACGGGGACGCGTGACCGGGATCTCACCGGGTTCGCGGGGCACGCGCGCGGTACCGAGTTGTGAGAGGGCACGCGCGCGGAGATACCGGGTATCCGGGGCACGCGCGCGTGGAGTGCGGAGGCGGGCGGTGTACGCGGGTCGGATCGCCGGTAGCAGCCCGTGATGTCCGACCCGCCTGTTAGGTTCGGGGATCATGAGGCTGCTGCACACTTCCGACTGGCATCTCGGTCGGGCGTTCCACCGGGTGAACATGCTCGGCGCGCAGGCCGAGTTCATCGGTCATCTGGTCACGACCGCGCGGGAGCGCGACGTGGACGCGGTGGTCGTGGCGGGGGACGTGTACGACCGGGCGGTGCCCGCGCTGGCCGCGGTCGAGCTGTTCGACGACGCCCTGCACCGCCTGGCGGACCTGGACGTGCCCACAGTGATGATCTCCGGGAACCACGACTCGGCGCGGCGGCTCGGCGTCGGCGCGGGCCTCATCGGCCGGGCGGGCGTCCATCTGCGGACGACGGCCTCGGCGGCCGGTACGCCGGTGATCCTGCCGGACACCCACGGCGACGTCGCCTTCTACGGGCTGCCCTATCTCGAACCCGCCCTGGTGAAGGACGAGTTCGGCGTGGAGAAGGCGAGCCACGAGGCGGTGCTCGCCGCCGCCATGGACCGGGTCCGGACCGACCTGGCCACCCGCCCGGCGGGCACCCGTTCCGTCGTCCTGGCCCATGCCTTCGTCACCGGCGGCGCACCCAGCGACAGCGAGCGCGACATCTCCGTCGGCGGGGTCTCCTCCGTGCCCGCCGGTGTCTTCGACGGCGTCGACTACGTGGCACTGGGCCATCTGCACGGCAGCCAGACCCTTACCGACCGTGTCCGCTATTCGGGTTCCCCGCTGCCGTACTCCTTCTCCGAGGCCGGCCACCGCAAGAGCATGTGGCTGGTGGACCTCGGGGCCGACGGCTCGGTCGGCGCCGAGCGGATCGACTGTCCCGTGCCGCGCCCGCTCGCCCGGATCCGGGGGCGGCTGGACGATCTGCTCGCCGACCCGGCGCTCGCCCGGCACGAGGAGGCGTGGGTCGAGGCCACCCTCACCGACCCGGTCCGGCCCGCCGAGCCCATGGCCCGGCTGTGCGAGCGATTCCCGCACACGCTCAGCCTTGTCTTCGACCCCGAACGAGCCCCGGGCCACCCGGACGTCTCCTACGCCCGGCGCCTCGCCGGACGCGACGACCAGGAGATCGCCGAGGACTTCGTGGCCCATGTCCGCGGCACGGGCCCCGACGAGCACGAACGAACCGTCCTCAGGGACGCGTTCGACGCCGTACGGGCCGACGAGACGGTCCGGGAGATCGCCCGGTGAGCCGTCGCCCGATGAGCCCTCCCCCGCGCCAGCCCTGGAGCCTTCCCATGGACCGTCCGGTGAGCCGTCCGACGAGCCGCTCGCACCGGCTGGGGCGGACCCGTCCGGGAGGGTCCCGTTGAGACTGCACCGGCTCGACATCACGGCCTTCGGGCCCTTCGGCGGCGCCCAGTGCGTCGACTTCGACGACCTCTCGGCCGCCGGCCTCTTCCTGCTGCACGGCCCGACCGGCGCCGGCAAGACCTCGGTCCTGGACGCCGTCTGCTACGCGCTGTACGGCGCGGTGCCGGGCGCCCGGCAGAGCGGCCAGGGCGCCGCCCAGGGCATCTCGCTGCGCAGCCACCACGCGGCCCCCTCGACGCGTACCGAGGTCCGCCTCGAACTCACCGTCGCCGGACGCCGGCTGGAGATCACCCGGCAGCCGCCCTGGGAGCGCCCCAAGAAGGGGAACCGGGCGGGGACCACGGTCGACAAGGCGCAGAGTTGGCTGCGCGAGTACGACGTGGTCGCCGCCTCCTGGAAGGACCTCAGCCGCTCCCACCAGGAGATCGGCGAGGAGATCACCCAGCTCCTGGGGATGAGCCGGGAGCAGTTCTGCCAGGTCGTGCTGTTGCCGCAGGGCGACTTCGCGCGGTTCCTGCGCGCCGACGCCGAGGCGCGGGGCAGACTGCTCGGCCGCCTCTTCGACACCCACCACTTCGCCGCCGTCGAGAAGCGGCTCGCCGACCGGCGCCGGGCGACCGAGGCGCGGGTGCGCGAGGGCGACGCGGAACTGCTCGCCGACGCCCACCGGATGCAGCAGGCGGCGGGGGACGCCACGCAGCCGCCCGAGCCGGCACCCGGTGACCCGGGTCTCGCCGACGCGGTGCTGGGCTGGGCCGCCGTCGCCCGCAGCACCGCCCGAGAACGGCTCACCATCGCCCACTGCGCGCGGGCGGCGGCCGAGTCCGCGCGGGCCGCCGTCGACCGCACCCTGGACGACGTCCGTGAAGTGGCGCGGCTGCAACGGCGGTTCGCGGAGGCGCGGGAGCGTGCCGAGCGGCTGGAGGAGCGGGCCGAGGCCCACCGGGAGGACCGGGCGCGGATGGAGCGGGGCCGCAAGGCGGAGGCCGTGGCCCCCGCGCTGGAGCTGCGGGACCAGGCCGAGCGCGAGCACCGGTGGGCGAGAGAGGGCGAGGAAGACGTGCGTGCTCGGCTGTCGGGGACGTACGCCGACGCGGGCGCCGCCGGACTCGCCACCGCCGCACGCAAGGCGTCGGAGGAGCTGGGCGGTCTGGAGTCGGCCGGCCGTGCGGAGCGGCGGCTGGCCGTACTCCTCACCGAGCAGGCCGAGTTGGACGGCGAGGAGCGGGCCGACGAGAACGTCCTCCAGGACGCCGAGGGCTGGCTGGCCGAGTGGGAGACGACCCGGACGCGGCTGCGGAGCCGCATCGAGTCCGCCCAGGAGGACGCCACCCGCGCCGAACAACTCGCCGTGCGGCGGGAACCCGCCGAGAAGCGGCTCGGGGCCGCCCGCCGGCGGGACCGGCTCGGGCGCGACACGCAGGACGCCCAGGCGCGGGTGCTCCGGCTGGCCGAGCGGGCGGTCGAGGCGCGCACCCACTGGCTGGACCTCAAGGAACAGCGGCTGTCGGGCATCGCGGCGGAGCTCGCCGCCGAACTCGTCGAGGGGCGGCCGTGCGCCGTCTGCGGTGGCACGGAACACCCCGAGCCGGCCCGGAAGGTCGCCGGGCACGTGGACCGGGAGACGGAGGAGCGGGCGCTCGGCGCGTTCCAGCGGGCCGACGAGGAGCGGGCCGAGGTGGAACGGCGACTGGGAGTCGTACGGCAGGAGTACGCCGCCGCGAGCGCCGAGGCCGGTGACGCGCCCATGGATCACCTCTCCGCGCTGGTCGACGAGTTGGCGGAGAGCTACGCGCAGGCGCGGGCCGGTGCCTCCGGACTGCATCCCGCGCGGGAGGCCCTGCTGCACGCCGAACGGGAGCGGGACCGGCGGATCGCCGCCCAGCAGGAGGCGGCGGTGCGGGCCGCTTCCCGCAACACGCGAAGGGACGCGCTGGAGCGGGAACGCGACGTCCTGGAGGGGGAGTTGGCGCAGGCCAGGGGTGACGCCGAGAGCGTGGCCGCGCGAGCTGAGCAACTGGAGCGACGGGCCGCGCTTCTCACCGAGGCCGCCGAAGCGGTGCGGACGGCCGACGACACCGCGCAGCGCCTCATGGACGCCGACGCGCGCCTCGCCGACGCGGCGTTCCGCGCCGGGTTCGACACCCCGCAGGCCGCGGCCGCCGCCGTCCTCGACGACGTCGCCCACCGGGATCTCCAGCACCGCCTCGACGCCCGGCAGTCGGAGGAGGCCGCCGTACGGGCCGTGCTCGCCGAGGCCGACACGGCGGCCGCCGCCCAGCGGCCGCCCGCCGACCCCACGGCGGCCGAGCGGGACGCCACGGCCGCCGCCCGGCGGCTCCAGGACGCCGTCTCCGCGTGGGACGACGCCGAGCGGCGCCGCGCCGAACTGGACCGGCTGTCCACGCGGGCCACCGCCTCCGTCCGCCGGCTGGCACCGCTGCGGGAGGAGTACGACCGGGTCGCCCGGATGGCGGGGCTGGCGGCCGGTACCTCCGCCGACAACGAGCGCAAGATGCGTCTGGAGGCGTACGTCCTCGCCGCCCGCCTGGAACAGGTCGCCGCCGCCGCGACGGTACGGCTCCAGCGCATGTCCTCCGGCCGCTACACCCTCGTCCACTCCGACGACCGGGCCGGGCGTGGCCGCAGCGGGCTGGGGCTGCACGTCGTCGACGCCTGGACCGGGCGGGAGCGGGACACGGCCACGCTCTCCGGCGGCGAGACGTTCTTCGCCTCCCTCGCGCTCGCACTCGGCCTGGCCGACGTCGTCACCGACGAGGCGGGCGGGGTACGTCTCGACACCCTCTTCATCGACGAGGGGTTCGGCAGTCTCGACGACCAGACCCTCGACGAGGTCCTCGACGTCCTCGACGCGCTCCGGGAACGCGACCGCAGCGTCGGCATCGTCAGCCATGTCGCCGATCTGCGGCGCCGCGTCCACGCGCAGCTGGAGGTCGTGAAGGAGCGGACCGGGTCGGTCGTGCGGCAGCGAGGTCAGTGACCCAGGGGCCGCCGGGGGAGCGGTGAGGAGTAGACGACGCTCGTCGTGACCGAGCCGAGTGCGCCGATCTTGCCCGACACCTCTTCCAGGTGACGCATCGAACGGGCGGTGACCTTGATGACGAAGCAGTCGTCGCCCGTGACGTGATGCGCCTCCAGGATCTCGGGCGTGACGGCCACCAGGTCGTGGAACGGCTTGTAGTTGCCGTTGGGGTAGCGCAGGCGGACGAACGCCAGGATCGGCAGCCCCAGCCGTTCGGGGTCCACGACGGCCGCGTACCCCTGGATCACGCCGGCCTCCTCCAGCCGCCGCACCCGCTCGGTCACGGCGCTCGCCGACATGGACACGGCACGGGCCAGCTCGGCGAAACCGGCCCGGCCCTCACGCTGGAGGACCTCCAGAATGCGCCAGTCGGTGTCGTCGGGACTGCACGGGGGATTCACCTACTGCTGGGGCCCCGGCTGCAACGGGGCGACCCGCGCCGCCCTCGCCCTCGCCGAACTCGGCTTCCAGGTCAAGGAGATGCTCGGCGGCTTCGAGTACTGGGCGCGCGAGGGCTTCGCGTACGAGACCTGGGAGGGCGCGGCACGGCGCGCGGCCGACCCGCTGACCGCTCCGGTGGACGCCGACGACTGCGGCTGCTGACAGACTGTCAATAAGTCTGTGGGGGTGCCGAGTTCGGTCGCGCGGGCGCCGTGTAGCTTCTGGGCATGGGTGGATACGCGGACGCGGTGGTGGTTCCCGAGGTGGTGCGGTGGGTGCAGTC is from Streptomyces sp. NBC_01314 and encodes:
- a CDS encoding histidine phosphatase family protein, giving the protein MIARAGAGPLRRLVVLRHAKSAWPVGVPDHERPLAPRGHRDAPAVGRALAEADCLPDLAVCSTAVRARRTWELASAQWGTPPPVRYDGRVYAADVPQLLGVVREAPDHVRTLLLVGHNPGLEELVLDLAGDALDDTLDDVRTKFPTSAIAFLSWYGGAWAALAPGTALLTDMIVARGSKKA
- a CDS encoding YigZ family protein is translated as MQDEYRTVARAGVHETEVNRSRFLCALAPAATEQEAQDFVAAVRKEHADATHNCFAYVIGADAAVQRASDDGEPGGTAGVPMLQMLLRRDMRYVVAVVTRYYGGVKLGAGGLIRAYGGAVGEALDTLGGITRRRFRLATVTVDHQRAGKVQNDLRSTGREVRDVRYAEAVTIEIGLPDADVDAFRAWLADTTAGTAGFELGGEAYGDA
- a CDS encoding exonuclease SbcCD subunit D yields the protein MRLLHTSDWHLGRAFHRVNMLGAQAEFIGHLVTTARERDVDAVVVAGDVYDRAVPALAAVELFDDALHRLADLDVPTVMISGNHDSARRLGVGAGLIGRAGVHLRTTASAAGTPVILPDTHGDVAFYGLPYLEPALVKDEFGVEKASHEAVLAAAMDRVRTDLATRPAGTRSVVLAHAFVTGGAPSDSERDISVGGVSSVPAGVFDGVDYVALGHLHGSQTLTDRVRYSGSPLPYSFSEAGHRKSMWLVDLGADGSVGAERIDCPVPRPLARIRGRLDDLLADPALARHEEAWVEATLTDPVRPAEPMARLCERFPHTLSLVFDPERAPGHPDVSYARRLAGRDDQEIAEDFVAHVRGTGPDEHERTVLRDAFDAVRADETVREIAR
- a CDS encoding AAA family ATPase encodes the protein MRLHRLDITAFGPFGGAQCVDFDDLSAAGLFLLHGPTGAGKTSVLDAVCYALYGAVPGARQSGQGAAQGISLRSHHAAPSTRTEVRLELTVAGRRLEITRQPPWERPKKGNRAGTTVDKAQSWLREYDVVAASWKDLSRSHQEIGEEITQLLGMSREQFCQVVLLPQGDFARFLRADAEARGRLLGRLFDTHHFAAVEKRLADRRRATEARVREGDAELLADAHRMQQAAGDATQPPEPAPGDPGLADAVLGWAAVARSTARERLTIAHCARAAAESARAAVDRTLDDVREVARLQRRFAEARERAERLEERAEAHREDRARMERGRKAEAVAPALELRDQAEREHRWAREGEEDVRARLSGTYADAGAAGLATAARKASEELGGLESAGRAERRLAVLLTEQAELDGEERADENVLQDAEGWLAEWETTRTRLRSRIESAQEDATRAEQLAVRREPAEKRLGAARRRDRLGRDTQDAQARVLRLAERAVEARTHWLDLKEQRLSGIAAELAAELVEGRPCAVCGGTEHPEPARKVAGHVDRETEERALGAFQRADEERAEVERRLGVVRQEYAAASAEAGDAPMDHLSALVDELAESYAQARAGASGLHPAREALLHAERERDRRIAAQQEAAVRAASRNTRRDALERERDVLEGELAQARGDAESVAARAEQLERRAALLTEAAEAVRTADDTAQRLMDADARLADAAFRAGFDTPQAAAAAVLDDVAHRDLQHRLDARQSEEAAVRAVLAEADTAAAAQRPPADPTAAERDATAAARRLQDAVSAWDDAERRRAELDRLSTRATASVRRLAPLREEYDRVARMAGLAAGTSADNERKMRLEAYVLAARLEQVAAAATVRLQRMSSGRYTLVHSDDRAGRGRSGLGLHVVDAWTGRERDTATLSGGETFFASLALALGLADVVTDEAGGVRLDTLFIDEGFGSLDDQTLDEVLDVLDALRERDRSVGIVSHVADLRRRVHAQLEVVKERTGSVVRQRGQ
- a CDS encoding Lrp/AsnC family transcriptional regulator, whose product is MNPPCSPDDTDWRILEVLQREGRAGFAELARAVSMSASAVTERVRRLEEAGVIQGYAAVVDPERLGLPILAFVRLRYPNGNYKPFHDLVAVTPEILEAHHVTGDDCFVIKVTARSMRHLEEVSGKIGALGSVTTSVVYSSPLPRRPLGH